One stretch of Oryzias latipes chromosome 7, ASM223467v1 DNA includes these proteins:
- the LOC101155766 gene encoding bile acid receptor isoform X2, which yields MREWSEPEMSFSAGGVLSSSDGFCSTEPLQYYDLLPDPLGCPLQDPDLQLLPFSQQQHHPANLPLSFHSAPPSSPSSSQLCHPSYHPSYPVCLVGPCEPGPEPLCGGLAQGCGTVELPLGRRSRVGMGGKSRGQDELCVVCGDKASGYHYNALTCEGCKGFFRRSVTKKAVYRCKSGGSCEMDMYMRRKCQDCRLRKCRAVGMLAECLLTEVQCQSKRLRKGIKEEDRAGSRSLTSTVRLPGQAPPTSLNREERCLVDRMVEAQRFCRDQGDGGWTVSEWAWSEDGGGMPAAVSPQLHKLLQFARTVPGFDLLDFSEQHALLSASWLELVFLLSAQQFSLNPSSPSPALRRFRTELVQTRRRHGPHGGEGADVLRKQRGTPQARAGFPAQHGGAAGDGGGVCAAHRHSAAVFRPSIPARSRLR from the exons ATGAGAGAGTGGAGCGAACCCGAGATGAGCTTCTCGGCCGGAGGAGTCCTCTCCAGCTCTGACGGCTTCTGCTCCACGGAGCCTCTGCAGTACTACG ACCTGCTGCCCGACCCTCTTGGCTGTCCGCTGCAGGACCCAGATCTCCAGCTGCTCCcgttcagccagcagcagcacCACCCTGCAAACCTGCCCTTGTCCTTTCACAGCGCtccaccctcctccccctcctcctcccagcTCTGCCACCCATCGTACCACCCTTCATACCCCGTCTGCCTGGTGGGGCCCTGCGAGCCGGGCCCGGAGCCCCTCTGCGGGGGCCTGGCTCAGGGGTGTGGAACCGTGGAGCTGCCCCTCGGGCGGAGGTCCCGGGTGGGAATGGGGGGCAAGAGCAGAGGCCAGGATGAGCTGTGTGTGGTTTGTGGGGATAAAGCGTCGGGGTATCACTACAACGCCCTCACCTGTGAGGGGTGTAAAG gttTCTTCCGGCGCAGCGTGACCAAAAAGGCCGTTTACCGCTGCAAGAGCGGCGGCAGCTGCGAGATGGACATGTACATGAGGAGGAAGTGCCAGGACTGCCGGCTCCGGAAGTGCCGCGCGGTGGGGATGCTGGCGGAGT GCCTCCTTACAGAAGTGCAGTGCCAGTCCAAGCGCCTGAGGAAGGGGATCAAGGAGGAGGACAGAGCAGGAAGCAGGAGCCTGACTTCCACTGTCAGACTACCTGGACAG GCTCCGCCCACCAGCTTGAACAGAGAGGAGAGGTGCTTGGTGGACAGGATGGTGGAGGCGCAGCGCTTCTGCAGGGATCAGGGAGACGGCGGCTGGACG GTCTCTGAGTGGGCGTGGTCAGAGGACGGGGGAGGCATGCCTGCTGCGGTGTCGCCACAACTCCACAAGCTGCTGCAGTTTGCCAGGACGGTGCCAG GGTTTGACCTCCTGGACTTCTCGGAGCAGCACGCCCTCCTGTCCGCTTCCTGGCTGGAGCTCGTCTTCCTGCTGTCAGCTCAGCAGTTTTCCCTCAACCCATCAAGCCCCAGTCCAG CTCTTCGGCGTTTCCGCACAGAGCTGGTTCAGACACGCAGACGCCACGGACCACATGGCGGGGAGGGCGCCGACGTCCTCAG GAAGCAGCGAGGAACTCCGCAGGCCCGTGCTGGGTTTCCTGCACAGCATGGCGGCGCTGCAGGTGACGGAGGCGGAGTATGCGCTGCTCACCGCCACAGCGCTGCTGTGTTCAG ACCGAGCATCCCTGCACGCAGCCGGCTGCGTTGA
- the LOC101155766 gene encoding bile acid receptor isoform X1 — protein sequence MREWSEPEMSFSAGGVLSSSDGFCSTEPLQYYDLLPDPLGCPLQDPDLQLLPFSQQQHHPANLPLSFHSAPPSSPSSSQLCHPSYHPSYPVCLVGPCEPGPEPLCGGLAQGCGTVELPLGRRSRVGMGGKSRGQDELCVVCGDKASGYHYNALTCEGCKGFFRRSVTKKAVYRCKSGGSCEMDMYMRRKCQDCRLRKCRAVGMLAECLLTEVQCQSKRLRKGIKEEDRAGSRSLTSTVRLPGQAPPTSLNREERCLVDRMVEAQRFCRDQGDGGWTVSEWAWSEDGGGMPAAVSPQLHKLLQFARTVPGFDLLDFSEQHALLSASWLELVFLLSAQQFSLNPSSPSPALQLFGVSAQSWFRHADATDHMAGRAPTSSGSSEELRRPVLGFLHSMAALQVTEAEYALLTATALLCSDRASLHAAGCVEQMQELILDLLSRLCGARAGAAHGGAQRFGCLLGRLTELRTLHHNHLILIRGQHGRR from the exons ATGAGAGAGTGGAGCGAACCCGAGATGAGCTTCTCGGCCGGAGGAGTCCTCTCCAGCTCTGACGGCTTCTGCTCCACGGAGCCTCTGCAGTACTACG ACCTGCTGCCCGACCCTCTTGGCTGTCCGCTGCAGGACCCAGATCTCCAGCTGCTCCcgttcagccagcagcagcacCACCCTGCAAACCTGCCCTTGTCCTTTCACAGCGCtccaccctcctccccctcctcctcccagcTCTGCCACCCATCGTACCACCCTTCATACCCCGTCTGCCTGGTGGGGCCCTGCGAGCCGGGCCCGGAGCCCCTCTGCGGGGGCCTGGCTCAGGGGTGTGGAACCGTGGAGCTGCCCCTCGGGCGGAGGTCCCGGGTGGGAATGGGGGGCAAGAGCAGAGGCCAGGATGAGCTGTGTGTGGTTTGTGGGGATAAAGCGTCGGGGTATCACTACAACGCCCTCACCTGTGAGGGGTGTAAAG gttTCTTCCGGCGCAGCGTGACCAAAAAGGCCGTTTACCGCTGCAAGAGCGGCGGCAGCTGCGAGATGGACATGTACATGAGGAGGAAGTGCCAGGACTGCCGGCTCCGGAAGTGCCGCGCGGTGGGGATGCTGGCGGAGT GCCTCCTTACAGAAGTGCAGTGCCAGTCCAAGCGCCTGAGGAAGGGGATCAAGGAGGAGGACAGAGCAGGAAGCAGGAGCCTGACTTCCACTGTCAGACTACCTGGACAG GCTCCGCCCACCAGCTTGAACAGAGAGGAGAGGTGCTTGGTGGACAGGATGGTGGAGGCGCAGCGCTTCTGCAGGGATCAGGGAGACGGCGGCTGGACG GTCTCTGAGTGGGCGTGGTCAGAGGACGGGGGAGGCATGCCTGCTGCGGTGTCGCCACAACTCCACAAGCTGCTGCAGTTTGCCAGGACGGTGCCAG GGTTTGACCTCCTGGACTTCTCGGAGCAGCACGCCCTCCTGTCCGCTTCCTGGCTGGAGCTCGTCTTCCTGCTGTCAGCTCAGCAGTTTTCCCTCAACCCATCAAGCCCCAGTCCAG CTCTGCAGCTCTTCGGCGTTTCCGCACAGAGCTGGTTCAGACACGCAGACGCCACGGACCACATGGCGGGGAGGGCGCCGACGTCCTCAG GAAGCAGCGAGGAACTCCGCAGGCCCGTGCTGGGTTTCCTGCACAGCATGGCGGCGCTGCAGGTGACGGAGGCGGAGTATGCGCTGCTCACCGCCACAGCGCTGCTGTGTTCAG ACCGAGCATCCCTGCACGCAGCCGGCTGCGTTGAGCAGATGCAGGAGCTGATCCTGGACCTGCTGTCCCGGCTGTGTGGGGCCCGGGCCGGGGCCGCACACGGGGGGGCACAGCGCTTCGGCTGCCTGCTAGGCCGACTGACGGAGCTACGAACTCTTCATCACAACCACCTCATTCTGATTAGAGGGCAGCACGGACGCCGATGA
- the LOC101156010 gene encoding bromodomain and PHD finger-containing protein 3 isoform X2: protein MMAQDISECNSNKENSEQSSGPTSSAQTTRKRITPRGRKKDSKCFSVRSTQPSKNHCPSSRPQSLEKLHSSHGNHVTLPEPKFRVQETFTPVEAPPLPAAYYRYIEPSSEEHEGTAEYDMDEEDTAWLEMVNAGRTSDGSSAISPDTFELLVDRLEEEAYREARSRAPSQSSIDDDAFCCVCLDDECLNSNVILFCDSCNLAVHQECYGVPYIPEGQWLCRCCLQSPQKPIDCVLCPNRGGAFKQTSDGRWAHVVCAIWIPEVCFANTVFLEPVEGVSNIPPARWKLTCYLCKQKGRGASIQCHKANCYTAFHVTCAQRAGLFMKIEPVRETNVNGTTFSVKKTAFCEAHSPPGQDAGSDEETEGRVVGSRGRASRGQSAYTVGPTTPKKGRKPEDDGKSDKKKGKKAEEASPKHTGSLQVAIPQIPTNRLNSICKGIFLQRKNHFIQRLYYYWRLKRQSRNGVALVRRLHSNVHPQRNIEQPEVDEKISAAREALRYWQKLRHDLEKARLLVELIRKREKLKREQVKVQQAALEMQLTPMLMLLRTTLDQLQEKDTAHIFGQPVCIKEVPDYLEFISHPMDFTTMRSKLESHLYCSVSELEADFNLMVSNCLLYNARDTVFHRAALHLRDLGGAILRHAQRQATNIGLDLDTGMHLPESPQKRDFYSCTWEDVDSALDPRNRLHMSADEQLKELLEKLDFVTSMRCSGARTRRMRLLRREINSIRYRQGQPPRHSLLNGHFKEEEEDDDEEDGDEKEAKTENGRLSSDKEDLKSTSPPTLEPTGPAPPPRRGDAPLEPPTLRPITAEPPYWPCKRPKTDGGVPSGPSHSSEVQEQAAAPCEHLHREGHVASNPPPCPPTGGVGRRTSVLFKKAKNGAKLFRERDRTLRHGKGAPDEQDSSSTTPSTTPLSTPTKTPQRSPGPPTLSQLSTQDLCSEPELDRIQTLQTGLTNGFNVHKDDGSDSESCPVLHKETNSPPKRSLGKPALSRVPLFEMLNGDSDYSGVGGQTPEQDVELEPLELVWAKCRGYPSYPALIIDPDMPQEGLLHNGVPIPVPPRDVLHLGEQRQEEANEKLYLVLFFDNKRTWQWLPRDKVTPLGVDDTADKLRIMEGRKSSIRKSVQVAYDRAMIHLSRVSHSHCFVAPSFF, encoded by the exons ATGATGGCTCAGGACATCAGCGAGTGTAACAGCAACAAAGAGAACAGCGAGCAGTCATCAGGCCCCACCAGCAGTGCCCAAACAACCCGCAAACGCATCACACCAAGAGGTCGCAAGAAAGACTCCAAATGTTTCTCCGTCAGGTCAACGCAGCCCTCCAAGAACCACTGCCCTAGTTCTCGGCCACAGTCCTTAGAAAAGCTACATTCATCACACGGTAACCATGTGACTCTCCCCGAACCGAAGTTCCGTGTCCAGGAGACATTCACACCGGTCGAAGCTCCTCCTCTACCAGCAGCATACTATCGTTATATCGAACCCTCCAGTGAGGAGCATGAAGGAACGGCAGAATACGACATGGATGAAGAAGACACTGCCTGGTTGGAGATGGTCAATGCTGGCCGAACATCCGACGGTTCCTCGGCCATCTCACCGGACACTTTTGAGCTGCTGGTAGATCGGCTGGAGGAAGAGGCGTACCGCGAAGCCCGCAGCCGGGCGCCATCTCAGAGCTCTATCGATGACGATGCCTTCTGCTGTGTGTGCCTGGATGATGAATGTCTCAACAGTAATGTCATTCTCTTCTGTGACTCCTGTAACCTGGCTGTGCACCAGGAGTGTTACGGGGTCCCCTACATCCCTGAGGGCCAGTGGCTGTGCCGCTGCTGTCTGCAGTCTCCTCAGAAACCAATTGACTGTGTTTTGTGTCCAAATCGAGGCGGCGCCTTTAAACAAACCAGCGACGGCCGATGGGCCCATGTGGTCTGTGCTATATGGATACCCGAGGTCTGTTTTGCCAACACTGTGTTTCTGGAGCCAGTGGAAGGAGTGAGTAATATTCCCCCAGCGCGCTGGAAGCTGACCTGCTACCTGTGCAAACAGAAAGGCCGCGGCGCATCCATCCAGTGTCACAAGGCCAACTGTTACACGGCATTTCACGTCACGTGTGCTCAGCGCGCTGGTTTGTTCATGAAGATTGAGCCGGTGAGGGAAACAAACGTCAACGGAACCACGTTCTCGGTGAAGAAGACGGCGTTCTGCGAGGCCCATTCTCCGCCGGGACAGGACGCGGGGTCAGACGAGGAGACTGAAGGACGGGTGGTGGGGAGCCGAGGGAGGGCCAGCAGAGGACAGAGCGCCTACACTGTCGGTCCAACCACgccaaaaaaaggcagaaagccTGAAGATGATGGGAAGAGTGATAAAAAGAAAGGCAAGAAGGCTGAAGAAGCATCGCCTAAACACACAGGTTCATTACAGGTGGCAATTCCTCAGATCCCCACCAACAG GTTGAATAGCATATGCAAAGGAATCTTCCTCCAAAGGAAGAACCACTTCATACAGCGCTTGTATTACTATTGGCGACTGAAGCGCCAGTCAAGAAACGGCGTGGCGCTGGTCCGGCGCCTGCACTCGAATGTCCATCCCCAAAGGAATATAGAGCAG CCTGAAGTGGACGAAAAGATTTCTGCGGCACGAGAAGCTCTGAGATACTGGCAGAAGCTGCGGCATGATCTGGAAAAGGCGCGGCTGCTGGTGGAGCTGATCCGCAAGAGAGAAAAACTCAAACGAGAGCAG GTCAAAGTTCAGCAGGCAGCTCTGGAGATGCAGCTGACTCCGATGCTGATGCTGCTTCGTACAACTCTGGACCAACTTCAAGAGAAGGACACAGCCCACATTTTTGGCCAGCCAGTTTGCATAAAAGAA gtTCCTGACTACCTGGAGTTTATCAGCCATCCCATGGACTTCACCACCATGCGCTCCAAGCTGGAAAGCCATCTCTACTGCTCAGTGTCCGAACTGGAGGCCGACTTCAACCTCATGGTGTCCAACTGCCTCCTCTACAACGCCAGGGACACCGTCTTCCACAGGGCTGCGCTACATCTCCGGGACCTAGGGGGCGCCATTCTGCGTCACGCTCAACGACAAGCCACAAACATCGGCCTGGACCTGGACACTGGCATGCACCTCCCAGAGTCTCCCCAGAAGAGAGACTTCTACAGCTGCACCTGGGAGGACG TCGACAGCGCGCTGGATCCCAGGAACAGACTCCACATGAGCGCGGACGAGCAGCTGAAGGAGCTCCTGGAGAAGCTGGACTTCGTCACCTCCATGCGGTGCAGCGGCGCCCGAACTCGACGCATGCGCCTCCTCCGCCGTGAGATCAACAGCATTCGCTACAGGCAGGGTCAGCCCCCCCGGCACAGCCTCCTTAACGGCCATtttaaggaggaggaggaggacgacgaTGAAGAGGACGGTGATGAAAAAGAAGCAAAGACAGAGAACGGCCGTTTGTCCTCCGACAAAG AAGACCTCAAGTCCACGTCCCCCCCGACACTGGAACCAACAGGCCCGGCTCCTCCTCCGCGACGGGGGGATGCGCCTCTGGAGCCCCCCACCCTGCGCCCCATCACGGCGGAGCCCCCCTATTGGCCCTGCAAGCGGCCGAAGACGGACGGCGGCGTGCCGAGCGGCCCCTCCCACAGCTCTGAGGTCCAGGAACAGGCTGCGGCGCCGTGTGAACATTTGCACAGAGAAGGTCACGTGGCGTCCAACCCTCCGCCGTGTCCTCCCACCGGCGGCGTGGGACGGCGGACGTCCGTATTATTTAAGAAAGCAAAAAACGGTGCCAAGCTTTTCCGAGAAAGAGACAGGACTTTACGGCATGGAAAAGGAGCGCCGGATGAACAGGACTCCTCCTCAACAACCCCGTCCACTACTCCTCTGTCCACTCCAACCAAGACCCCCCAGAGGAGCCCAGGACCCCCCACCCTGTCCCAACTGTCCACCCAGGACCTGTGCTCAGAGCCTGAGCTGGACAGGATTCAGACGCTGCAAACGG GACTAACGAACGGCTTTAATGTCCACAAAGACGATGGGTCTGACTCCGAGTCCTGTCCGGTTCTGCACAAAGAAAC CAACTCTCCCCCTAAACGAAGCCTTGGAAAACCGGCTCTTTCCAGAGTTCCTCTCTTTGAGATGCTCAATGGAGACTCGGATTACTCTG GCGTGGGCGGCCAGACGCCGGAGCAGGACGTGGAGCTGGAGCCTCTGGAGCTGGTGTGGGCTAAATGCCGCGGATACCCATCATACCCGGCGCTG ATCATTGATCCAGACATGCCACAAGAGGGCCTGCTGCACAACGGAGTTCCCATACCTGTCCCCCCCAGGGACGTCCTCCACCTGGGggagcagagacaggaggaagcCAATGAAAAACTCTACCTGGTTCTGTTCTTTGACAACAAGCGGACGTG GCAGTGGCTCCCCCGGGACAAAGTGACCCCTCTGGGTGTGGACGACACGGCTGACAAGCTGCGCATTATGGAAGGTCGCAAGTCCAGCATCCGCAAGTCCGTGCAGGTGGCGTACGACCGCGCCATGATCCACCTGAGCCGCGTCAGCCACAGCCACTGCTTCGTGGCCCCCAGCTTCTTTTAA
- the LOC101156010 gene encoding bromodomain and PHD finger-containing protein 3 isoform X1, whose product MRKQRQKGHAGPGGEVDVRSNGAIGGRGAARQRSPSPYSLKASPTRETLSYSQAQKVVEVELDGRLHRISIVEPLEVITEDEMMAQDISECNSNKENSEQSSGPTSSAQTTRKRITPRGRKKDSKCFSVRSTQPSKNHCPSSRPQSLEKLHSSHGNHVTLPEPKFRVQETFTPVEAPPLPAAYYRYIEPSSEEHEGTAEYDMDEEDTAWLEMVNAGRTSDGSSAISPDTFELLVDRLEEEAYREARSRAPSQSSIDDDAFCCVCLDDECLNSNVILFCDSCNLAVHQECYGVPYIPEGQWLCRCCLQSPQKPIDCVLCPNRGGAFKQTSDGRWAHVVCAIWIPEVCFANTVFLEPVEGVSNIPPARWKLTCYLCKQKGRGASIQCHKANCYTAFHVTCAQRAGLFMKIEPVRETNVNGTTFSVKKTAFCEAHSPPGQDAGSDEETEGRVVGSRGRASRGQSAYTVGPTTPKKGRKPEDDGKSDKKKGKKAEEASPKHTGSLQVAIPQIPTNRLNSICKGIFLQRKNHFIQRLYYYWRLKRQSRNGVALVRRLHSNVHPQRNIEQPEVDEKISAAREALRYWQKLRHDLEKARLLVELIRKREKLKREQVKVQQAALEMQLTPMLMLLRTTLDQLQEKDTAHIFGQPVCIKEVPDYLEFISHPMDFTTMRSKLESHLYCSVSELEADFNLMVSNCLLYNARDTVFHRAALHLRDLGGAILRHAQRQATNIGLDLDTGMHLPESPQKRDFYSCTWEDVDSALDPRNRLHMSADEQLKELLEKLDFVTSMRCSGARTRRMRLLRREINSIRYRQGQPPRHSLLNGHFKEEEEDDDEEDGDEKEAKTENGRLSSDKEDLKSTSPPTLEPTGPAPPPRRGDAPLEPPTLRPITAEPPYWPCKRPKTDGGVPSGPSHSSEVQEQAAAPCEHLHREGHVASNPPPCPPTGGVGRRTSVLFKKAKNGAKLFRERDRTLRHGKGAPDEQDSSSTTPSTTPLSTPTKTPQRSPGPPTLSQLSTQDLCSEPELDRIQTLQTGLTNGFNVHKDDGSDSESCPVLHKETNSPPKRSLGKPALSRVPLFEMLNGDSDYSGVGGQTPEQDVELEPLELVWAKCRGYPSYPALIIDPDMPQEGLLHNGVPIPVPPRDVLHLGEQRQEEANEKLYLVLFFDNKRTWQWLPRDKVTPLGVDDTADKLRIMEGRKSSIRKSVQVAYDRAMIHLSRVSHSHCFVAPSFF is encoded by the exons ATGAGGAAACAACGTCAAAAAGGCCACGCGGGCCCAGGAGGTGAAGTAGATGTTAGGTCCAATGGAGCGATTGGTGGGAGAGGAGCCGCCCGCCAGCGATCTCCTTCTCCTTATAGCCTTAAAGCGTCTCCAACCCGAGAGACTCTTTCTTATTCTCAGGCTCAGAAAGTGGTGGAGGTGGAATTGGATGGAAGGCTCCACCGTATTTCCATCGTTGAGCCTTTGGAGGTCATTACAGAGGACGAAATGATGGCTCAGGACATCAGCGAGTGTAACAGCAACAAAGAGAACAGCGAGCAGTCATCAGGCCCCACCAGCAGTGCCCAAACAACCCGCAAACGCATCACACCAAGAGGTCGCAAGAAAGACTCCAAATGTTTCTCCGTCAGGTCAACGCAGCCCTCCAAGAACCACTGCCCTAGTTCTCGGCCACAGTCCTTAGAAAAGCTACATTCATCACACGGTAACCATGTGACTCTCCCCGAACCGAAGTTCCGTGTCCAGGAGACATTCACACCGGTCGAAGCTCCTCCTCTACCAGCAGCATACTATCGTTATATCGAACCCTCCAGTGAGGAGCATGAAGGAACGGCAGAATACGACATGGATGAAGAAGACACTGCCTGGTTGGAGATGGTCAATGCTGGCCGAACATCCGACGGTTCCTCGGCCATCTCACCGGACACTTTTGAGCTGCTGGTAGATCGGCTGGAGGAAGAGGCGTACCGCGAAGCCCGCAGCCGGGCGCCATCTCAGAGCTCTATCGATGACGATGCCTTCTGCTGTGTGTGCCTGGATGATGAATGTCTCAACAGTAATGTCATTCTCTTCTGTGACTCCTGTAACCTGGCTGTGCACCAGGAGTGTTACGGGGTCCCCTACATCCCTGAGGGCCAGTGGCTGTGCCGCTGCTGTCTGCAGTCTCCTCAGAAACCAATTGACTGTGTTTTGTGTCCAAATCGAGGCGGCGCCTTTAAACAAACCAGCGACGGCCGATGGGCCCATGTGGTCTGTGCTATATGGATACCCGAGGTCTGTTTTGCCAACACTGTGTTTCTGGAGCCAGTGGAAGGAGTGAGTAATATTCCCCCAGCGCGCTGGAAGCTGACCTGCTACCTGTGCAAACAGAAAGGCCGCGGCGCATCCATCCAGTGTCACAAGGCCAACTGTTACACGGCATTTCACGTCACGTGTGCTCAGCGCGCTGGTTTGTTCATGAAGATTGAGCCGGTGAGGGAAACAAACGTCAACGGAACCACGTTCTCGGTGAAGAAGACGGCGTTCTGCGAGGCCCATTCTCCGCCGGGACAGGACGCGGGGTCAGACGAGGAGACTGAAGGACGGGTGGTGGGGAGCCGAGGGAGGGCCAGCAGAGGACAGAGCGCCTACACTGTCGGTCCAACCACgccaaaaaaaggcagaaagccTGAAGATGATGGGAAGAGTGATAAAAAGAAAGGCAAGAAGGCTGAAGAAGCATCGCCTAAACACACAGGTTCATTACAGGTGGCAATTCCTCAGATCCCCACCAACAG GTTGAATAGCATATGCAAAGGAATCTTCCTCCAAAGGAAGAACCACTTCATACAGCGCTTGTATTACTATTGGCGACTGAAGCGCCAGTCAAGAAACGGCGTGGCGCTGGTCCGGCGCCTGCACTCGAATGTCCATCCCCAAAGGAATATAGAGCAG CCTGAAGTGGACGAAAAGATTTCTGCGGCACGAGAAGCTCTGAGATACTGGCAGAAGCTGCGGCATGATCTGGAAAAGGCGCGGCTGCTGGTGGAGCTGATCCGCAAGAGAGAAAAACTCAAACGAGAGCAG GTCAAAGTTCAGCAGGCAGCTCTGGAGATGCAGCTGACTCCGATGCTGATGCTGCTTCGTACAACTCTGGACCAACTTCAAGAGAAGGACACAGCCCACATTTTTGGCCAGCCAGTTTGCATAAAAGAA gtTCCTGACTACCTGGAGTTTATCAGCCATCCCATGGACTTCACCACCATGCGCTCCAAGCTGGAAAGCCATCTCTACTGCTCAGTGTCCGAACTGGAGGCCGACTTCAACCTCATGGTGTCCAACTGCCTCCTCTACAACGCCAGGGACACCGTCTTCCACAGGGCTGCGCTACATCTCCGGGACCTAGGGGGCGCCATTCTGCGTCACGCTCAACGACAAGCCACAAACATCGGCCTGGACCTGGACACTGGCATGCACCTCCCAGAGTCTCCCCAGAAGAGAGACTTCTACAGCTGCACCTGGGAGGACG TCGACAGCGCGCTGGATCCCAGGAACAGACTCCACATGAGCGCGGACGAGCAGCTGAAGGAGCTCCTGGAGAAGCTGGACTTCGTCACCTCCATGCGGTGCAGCGGCGCCCGAACTCGACGCATGCGCCTCCTCCGCCGTGAGATCAACAGCATTCGCTACAGGCAGGGTCAGCCCCCCCGGCACAGCCTCCTTAACGGCCATtttaaggaggaggaggaggacgacgaTGAAGAGGACGGTGATGAAAAAGAAGCAAAGACAGAGAACGGCCGTTTGTCCTCCGACAAAG AAGACCTCAAGTCCACGTCCCCCCCGACACTGGAACCAACAGGCCCGGCTCCTCCTCCGCGACGGGGGGATGCGCCTCTGGAGCCCCCCACCCTGCGCCCCATCACGGCGGAGCCCCCCTATTGGCCCTGCAAGCGGCCGAAGACGGACGGCGGCGTGCCGAGCGGCCCCTCCCACAGCTCTGAGGTCCAGGAACAGGCTGCGGCGCCGTGTGAACATTTGCACAGAGAAGGTCACGTGGCGTCCAACCCTCCGCCGTGTCCTCCCACCGGCGGCGTGGGACGGCGGACGTCCGTATTATTTAAGAAAGCAAAAAACGGTGCCAAGCTTTTCCGAGAAAGAGACAGGACTTTACGGCATGGAAAAGGAGCGCCGGATGAACAGGACTCCTCCTCAACAACCCCGTCCACTACTCCTCTGTCCACTCCAACCAAGACCCCCCAGAGGAGCCCAGGACCCCCCACCCTGTCCCAACTGTCCACCCAGGACCTGTGCTCAGAGCCTGAGCTGGACAGGATTCAGACGCTGCAAACGG GACTAACGAACGGCTTTAATGTCCACAAAGACGATGGGTCTGACTCCGAGTCCTGTCCGGTTCTGCACAAAGAAAC CAACTCTCCCCCTAAACGAAGCCTTGGAAAACCGGCTCTTTCCAGAGTTCCTCTCTTTGAGATGCTCAATGGAGACTCGGATTACTCTG GCGTGGGCGGCCAGACGCCGGAGCAGGACGTGGAGCTGGAGCCTCTGGAGCTGGTGTGGGCTAAATGCCGCGGATACCCATCATACCCGGCGCTG ATCATTGATCCAGACATGCCACAAGAGGGCCTGCTGCACAACGGAGTTCCCATACCTGTCCCCCCCAGGGACGTCCTCCACCTGGGggagcagagacaggaggaagcCAATGAAAAACTCTACCTGGTTCTGTTCTTTGACAACAAGCGGACGTG GCAGTGGCTCCCCCGGGACAAAGTGACCCCTCTGGGTGTGGACGACACGGCTGACAAGCTGCGCATTATGGAAGGTCGCAAGTCCAGCATCCGCAAGTCCGTGCAGGTGGCGTACGACCGCGCCATGATCCACCTGAGCCGCGTCAGCCACAGCCACTGCTTCGTGGCCCCCAGCTTCTTTTAA
- the LOC111947636 gene encoding uncharacterized protein C2orf16-like produces the protein MPSTRHAVNQTCHQPDMPSTRHAIINQTCHQPDTPSTRHAINQTCHQPDTLLSTRHAIIQTRRQPDMPSTRHAIINQTRRHPDTPSSRHAVNQTCHQSDMPSTRLAINQTCHQPDTPSTRHAINQTRYYQPDTLLSTRHAINQTRYYQPDMPSTRHAVNQTCHQPDMPSTRHAIINQTCHQPDTPSTRHAINQTRYYQPDTPSSRHAVNQTCHQPDMPSTRHAINQTCHQPDLPSTRHAINQTRHQPDMPSSRHAIINQTRYYQPDTPSSRHAVIQTRRHPDTPSTRHAVNQTCRQPDLPSTRHAIIQTRYYQPDTLLSTRHAINQTRHQPDMPSTRHAINQTCHQPDMPSTRHAIIIQTRHQPYTPSSIHAIILTRILRMHLYS, from the exons ATGCCATCAACCAGACACGCCGTCAACCAGACATGCCATCAACCAGACATGCCATCAACCAGACACGCTATTATCAACCAGACATGCCATCAACCAGACACGCCGTCAACCAGACATGCCATCAACCAGACATGCCATCAACCAGACACGCTATTATCAACCAGACACGCCATCATCCAGACACGCCGTCAACCAGACATGCCATCAACCAGACACGCTATTATCAACCAGACACGCCGTCATCCAGACACGCCGTCATCCAGACACGCCGTCAACCAGACATGCCATCAATCAGACATGCCGTCAACCAGACTTGCCATCAACCAGACGTGCCATCAACCAGACACGCCATCAACCAGACATGCCATCAACCAGACACGCTATTATCAACCAGACACGCTATTATCAACCAGACATGCCATCAACCAGACACGCTATTATCAACCAGACATGCCATCAACCAGACACGCCGTCAACCAGACATGCCATCAACCAGACATGCCATCAACCAGACACGCTATTATCAACCAGACATGCCATCAACCAGACACGCCGTCAACCAGACATGCCATCAACCAGACACGCTATTATCAACCAGACACGCCATCATCCAGACACGCCGTCAACCAGACATGCCATCAACCAGACATGCCATCAACCAGACATGCCATCAACCAGACATGCCATCAACCAGACTTGCCATCAACCAGACATGCCATCAACCAGACACGCCATCAACCAGACATGCCATCATCCAGACACGCTATTATCAACCAGACACGCTATTATCAACCAGACACGCCGTCATCCAGACACGCCGTCATCCAGACACGCCGTCATCCAGACACGCCGTCAACCAGACATGCCGTCAACCAGACATGCCGTCAACCAGACTTGCCATCAACCAGACATGCCATCATCCAGACACGCTATTATCAACCAGACACGCTATTATCAACCAGAC ATGCCATCAACCAGACACGCCATCAACCAGACATGCCATCAACCAGACATGCCATCAACCAGACATGCCATCAACCAGACATGCCATCAACCAGACACGCTATTATCATCCAGACACGCCATCAACCATACACGCCATCATCCATACACGCCATCATCCTGACACGCATTCTAAGAATGCATCTTTACTCTTAG